The Corythoichthys intestinalis isolate RoL2023-P3 chromosome 2, ASM3026506v1, whole genome shotgun sequence DNA segment TTTAGGAGGAATGAACGGTGGTCCTGCTACTTGAAATAGGTGAAGTCTACCGTGAAGTTGCACATAAGTCGAGCGGCTATTGTATTATGGGACTAGAGTCGGAATACTGAAGGGCGCCGACAGTTGAACTGTGGGAGGCTAGAGAAGGAATTTATGGGGGGAACGGGCTAAAGTCCTATTTGGCGTGACGTTTTATCGCTTCGTCTAAGACCGaggtcctgctctgctctgctgCCCGGTGGGAGAAAGTCGGTGAACCTACGCCGTCGACGACCGGGACCGGAAGGCGGTCCGCGAAGGGCGAAGCAGTCGAATCCCGACGCGAGAGGCCACGGTTACGGGCGACGCCGCCGCTGAAGTGCCGTGACTCGGCGAGAGAAAATTGATGAAAACAAGACTGCGAATACACGGTAAGTCTGGTGACGACTCCCCGCCGCCTTCGTCCGGTTGCGCGGCGGCCGGGGCACCCGGAAGGGACCGATTCTGAATAGACACGTGTGCCTGTCCAGTACTACTTTctctgtgtgtgagtgtgtgcgtacgtgcgcgtgtgtgtgcacGGACCTCGAACAGGTCCGCCGCCGGTATTTCTCTCGCGCGCGCGCGCACGCTGCCAAAAGAAGGGCTGCAAAGGCCGTAGGCCGCGACCGGAACGGGCTCCGGTCACGAGACCGCCCGCGGGCGTGCTGAACCGAGCAAAGTGCCGAAAAAACCGTTCCCAAAAAGGAAAACTGCTGACGCAGCGCTCCAGGAAACAAAGGCGAAGGGGGTCCGGGACCCTAGGCGGTCCGGGTAATCCCACGCTGAACTCCGACGAACCATGCGGGTACTCCGATAGTATAGTGGACGGGTCCGGGAGTTGATCGTCCCGGACGGGGCCCCCCCACACGAGGCTGTCCAGTGAATAAATGGCCCGAAACAGTCGAGGACTGTGGGGACCGCTGCTGACGACGCAGGTCCACTTTACCCAGCTCCGTTAAGAACCGCACCGAACCCGGACGGGGTCGTCGTAGTTTCAAAACTTTCATGGAGGTGAATGTCTCCGGGTGGGGCTTATGGTTTTTCTTCTTTCGACGCCGAGCGGATCGCTCCCTCTACGTTGGGAGACGAGGGACGGTCACGCTCGAATGCTAGCGCGCTAACGCTTGCTTCTGGGATATGAATGGGGGCCTGCGGGCCCCATTTTAcacgtgtgggtgtgtgtgtgtgtgtgtatatatatgtatgtgtgtgtatatatatatatatatatatatagatgtatgtatgattttttacatAAGTCACGTGCGGTCGTGTGATCGCACGCGCGGTACTTACGGTAAGTCATCCCTGATATCCATGTGGATTTTCGGTTGATTTTGCTACAGTCTGTGGGCAGGGGGGTTCTCTCCCACCCTGGTGACGCCGCCGACACGGTTGTGCGCGCGCTAGCGCGCGCGCTTGGTTTTTAGCTCTATTTGTACTTATTTCTTTGATTTTGGCTGCTTCCTCTCTAtctctctttttttctctctctattTCTTTCCATCtcccatttttttctctctctctctctctctccttcctTCTCACGCTCTCTCTCCTTTTCTTTTGCTGCCACTCTttatctctctctctttctctctctctctctctccttctcttaattttttttctttgtctctctctttctctccttctttcttacacacacactctctctctctctctctctctctctctctctctattttTCTCTGTGTCTCTTTCGCACACACTTAGGTCGAGGTTTCTTTCCCCCAGTCCAGTTTTTCTCTTAAAAATCAGTATAATTTCGGTAATAGGTCCCGATAACCTTGGGGCGTTCTCCTACCTGGTCGGTAAGTATCGGGTTGCGCGCACTAGGGGACGTACGTGGTTTCTACGGATGGAACCGGGCGGTGAGCGCTAAACGCTACCGCCTGATCAACACGGGGGCGAGGCGGCTTTTTGGCCCAACTCTGTTAGATTGACGAGTATGTTGTCGAGTTCATTTTAAGGAAGAAACCGTCCCGTTGATCGGGACCGAACCGTGGCCCCGGACGGGCGATTCCTGTGCGTCGACTGATGTCGCCAAAGTAAGAAGGGGGTCACAGTGACTAGCGAGGGTCAGTCGCATTGCCTTTGGTACTCCACACACCGGGTAGTCGTAAGACGTACCGGGGATGCCATCGAGATAGAGTGTACTCACCTAACCCGCCAGAACCCCGGACGACTGTTTCCCTTTGAAGTCTTGCGGCGACATCGACTGACGTTTGGGACCTAGTCAAGGTCCTCCCGTCCCGTGAGTCCTGTGATATTCTGGTTTTTTCCGATCGGTAAGCCGTTGCGGGCTAGTTGGTTTTAGCCGCGGTGCGGTGCGGTCGGGTCTGGTCTACTCCCCCTTTGCTGATCGCGACGGCCCCCCTCTTTTTGGCTACCTCCGGGCAATTGATATACTTAATTGgatttattgtaaacaaacaaaccccccccccccccccctttcccccCCACTAAACATAAAAGCCCTAGGGAAATAAATTGAACTAAACTTAATCTGAGCTAGGGCCCTCTTTGGGTCTCGGTAGAACAACCTTCCCCATCCTCTTccactaaacttaactagagggCGCTATCCGATTTGGAATAGGGCACTTGACCCCGTGAGCTAAACTTAACGAGGTACGTGTGGAAACCCCTCGGTGGCCTGTGGAACCACCCTTCCTTTCGACTAACCCCAACGAAGAGTCTTGCCCAAATTTTGGTCTCGGTAGGCCCTTCCCTGTTCTCTTCCACTAAACTCAACAAAAGGACTTTGTCCACTTTAGAATTGGACACCTAATCCCACCCCCGTGAACTAAACTCAATTCACCCCTCCTTTCCAGTTTCCTAACAAGGGACTGGACACGATTAGAAAGGAGTCATTTGCCCCCACCACTCGGACCAACCCTAACGGGGTGAATCCGGAAACCCTTCGGGGGTCTACCATACGGGCCTTTGATTGAAATAACACTAACGTTTCCATACTCTCTCTTCTttccttctttttcttccaaTTCCTTGGATGTCTGACCTAATGTAGCTCGCTGATATTTGAAAGGGTGGGTATACGTTGgatttaaacaaaaaaggttttttCAGGAGACGGAGTGGTGCGGCTTTCGTGCGGAATAATTAATCTTGAATTTTTTATCAATTTCGAAATACCCTCGGAAATTGACTCGGTGAATTTTGTCTTTCTGTTTGTATTCCTATTGGCTCTCTGAAATCCAGGAAAACTTCGCGGTGAGAATGGAGGGACGGGGTAAACAACTGGCGACGGGGGATCTGAAATTTCTGGCCAGACTGATGACAAGGTTCATCAGGACGTCACACCATCTTGAGAGTGTGGCGGACGCCGACCGCCCGCCATGGGGCATTCGACTCCTGGAAAAATCACTGGTAGAAGGGGTCAAGCCCTCCAATCCGAATGAGAAAATCAATACATTGACCAAGTACAATGCTAAGAATTGGGCGTACGTGACACAACAGTCGCTCTTCGAACATTATTCGGAAACTTTGGCGTCGCTTAAAATTGAACTCGGCAGGTTCAAAATTGCACGCTGGCAAGACGCGCTGTCCTTGGCGGTGAAGTGGGCTAGATTAGATCTAGACACTCTACGGCAGGCCACTCTGGCGAAGGCGAGCGCGGAAATTGAATTTATTATGGGTGTAGCGGGAGTTCAGCCCCCGACAGGTAGATGGGACACCCCGGTAGATAGGCCGGACGCGTCGATTCCAGGTCCGTCGACGAGACCGATGGTCTCCGCGTACACGCAAACGGACGCCTGGACCCCGGAGGGGCCGAGCAACGCCGAAGAAACGCGGCCGTCCACGTCGACCGCGAACCCTGGGGCGCCGACCAAAAGGAAGCCGAACGACGGACCCGAAGAGAACCCGGCCCTCGAAAGTCAcggaaaaaagaagaaacagAAGTCGGTAAGAACGACCGATGATGACTTAGATCTGGATGCACTGCTTGCAGAATACACCCCGCCGTTAGAAGTCCTGTTGGGACCGGAGGAGCCCTCCGACCCCCTGGTCGAGGCCCTCGAAAGGGCGATCACGCCCACCTTGCCGGAAATCGACCTGATCTCGGACGACGCCCTGATGGAAGTGGAGGAAGCCCCGCCTTGGGACATCGAGACGGTAGACACGAGCACGGTGGTGATGACCTCCCCGATCCTCGAGAGCCTGATGGCGCCGTCCCCGCCTCGCGGGGACATGAGCGAGACCCCCGGTGGAAAACCGCAGAGAGCCCTTGTCCCGCGAGCGCTTCGCATGCCGGACGAAGCGGCCCCTGGACGTCCGGTGGAGAAAGAAGGCGAGTGGGGTGTCAGTAGGGGGGAGGGCGTCAAGTTGCGAATTGACGGAATGCAATTGTTTAAATTTCACGACCATAAGGGTGACAAATACGGGAATTGGGACCTAGTGGTGGATAGGCCCATATTAATCATGGGCGATTCAAATATCTCTAGGCTACCGGGAGTCAGGAACACGAACGTTCAAATGGACTCCTATCCGGGCGCCAAAATGAACCACCTGGTTCACGTTCTGGCCTTCAGAACCAAAATAGTGGTCCCTCCCAAGAAAGTCATCCTttcagtaggcctgaacgacagAAACCAAACGAACCCCTCGAAACTCAGAGAAGACGTCAAGAATCTGGCCGAGGTGGCGAAGAAGACTTTCCCGCAGAGCGATATAGGTATCCCGAGAATAAACCACTCGCCGTTAATGACCAACTTCGTACGGGCCAAAATAGAACAGCTCAATTTTATGATAGGAGAGACAGGTTACGGGATCCCTAAATTGGGAGACCAATTATTTGAGACGCTCGGGGACGGGATCCACTGGTCCCCAGCCACGGCCAAAAATATGTGGGCCTTGTGGTACGAAGGTTTTTTGGAAGGGGGACGTTTGTAGTGTCTCCGGGTTTTCCGAATAGGAAAACTTACGGCTGGACCCGTCCTccccaaaaatataaaaaataatttttccaCCACTCTCTGTCCCTTCGTAAAATTGAACTCTTTGTTCGTGACGTTTACAACCACGCACCCGCCGACACGGTTTATACCTCGCTTCCGAGTACGATGCCCGTTGGGCTGTTTTTGCTTTCTGTGTTTATAACTGTGCGATTTTTGAGTTAAGAGGACTTTGGTGGGCTTTTCTTGTTTTCATGGGACGGTTTGGTTTTGTTTCAAGGCTTGTAAGAAaaggtttttttctttctcggattgttttttttcatattgtaccatatgtatatgggtggataatttttttatatatgtatgtatacacgTACATGTACATAATctctatatataattttttttcacgttcttgttggtttgtttttgttcataTTTTTTCAATACAATTTGTGCTGGTATTCCGACGTTTTTGAAGGGGCCCTCTCTTGCCCTGATGATAATTCGGTTGTGTTTTTgagtgtacttttctttgttcgTTCAATAAGGATTGTTGATTCCCGTTTGTTAATTAATAAATATGTTTGCTTAACAACTTTGGACGTTTGGCCGTGTTGTTTGAAAAATGGACAAATGACTCTCGGAGACCGTATGTTTTTCCCAAGAACAGGTTTTAGACGGTGTGGCTCCCAATCAGGACAATGGGACTCTTCTATGACCTATAGTAAGTAGTTgtaatttgttttctttcccACCGGAGGGCGCCAGTGTACGTGTTTTGCCCCGAGGGGAGATTAGTTTATCACCAATACTTTAATAATTTACTTTTTATTATACTGGTGAGCTAATAGGAATTATTGGGGTTAATATTGGGGGTTTTTGGGCTACTGGATGAATTTAGGgattaattttaattgtttatttgGGACGTAAATAAACGTTACAGGTAGATAGCGCCGTTTCGGTCGCCGCTACGATGACGTAGCAACGCCTGATTGGCTTAGAAAATAGCCATGTGGGAGTCGGGGCGGAAGTAAGCACGCGTCTATGCAAGTCAATGGCTGGCTGCTCAATGGAGTAAAACACGGAAGTGCCGTCGTTCAACTTTTGACATACGTAacagaaggaaggaaggaaagttccattttgggctGCCTGACTGGCCTATGGAAGTGGGGAGAAATCATGTTTTAAAATTAACTTTGCGCGATTAGTCGGACATAAGGAGTTTTGGTACAGAGATGCCGCGCACGGCTACTACAATTCCCGTGAGGCTTTGCGCGGCCTGTGGCCGACCAACCGGAAGCGCCCCGAGGGGCTGGATTACTAACGGCGCGATCTCCATTCGTCCTGTCACGTTCGTGTCGGCCCGCCGTGCGCCAGGGAGACAAGGGAAATGGCGGTGTCAGACTTTGCGAAACCGGCGACCTTTGTGACCCGGGTGAATCCGATCGCGGTGAAAAAAGCGATCGCTGGAAATTCAAGTGGAAACACACGAACGCGGAAGTGCGTTAGCCGAGTCGATGCTCGGATCGCGGACACAATGGTCAGATCTTCCTAGCGCGAAGGCCTTGTTGTGCTACGGAGTGAAATCACGCGGGCCGTTAACGTCTATTTGCGAATTCGCGCGACGTAAGAAGCCATGTGTAAAAAGCATAAATGCCGTGGAGGGCGACTACATCTCCCAGAGGGCTTTGCGAGAATGTAGTCCAGGCGACCGGAAATGACGCGAAGAGCCCGACCGTCGGGGGCACGATTCTTTCCGAACGGATACGAAGATGTGCCGCTGTATGAGACATAAACATGGTAAAAAAGCGACGACTGGTGTCGAACAGAGGCAATTGTAATTGccctaaaaaatgaaatacaaaaACACGTATACTGTCAAAACAATAACACGGGAAATCCAGTGAGAGGCTTCCGCGGCGATCCGAACGCGAGGACGGACGAACGAACCGCTGGGGTGCTGGATAGACACCGTTCGGTTCGAGTTTGAAACGATGTGCCGCGGGGACGCCCGTGAAGGCGACTACATCTCCCGTGAAACCTTGCGGCTTCCGACGTCGGCCACCGGAGGTGGGCGGGGAAAGTCAAGTGGCGTGAGGGCGTTCTTTCCCGAAGTTCTCCGATGCGACCGAACTATTTAACGTGCGACTAGAGGTACTTAGCTCGGAGCCCCTTGGACGACAAGTGGTCGTACAAAAAAACGAGGTGAGTACACTACTAAATGAAAACGGAAATAATGACATATTGGTGCGTATTAGTCACGGCTGCGGCCACGTATTTTAGCAAGGTCCGTGCGGACTCGTGCACTTGCCCGAGGGCGGGCAAAAATGGCGGGGATGGTCAATTATGGCGGGACGCCAGTTAGGTGAGTTGGGGAACGAATAGAACTCCCGCAAAATGCGCGGGGAGatggaaataatttttttaacttctaACTGGACATATTAGGcccccttttttttctcatactggGGGACACCGTAGCAATGTACGGTGGGGATGCTTGTTTTAGGAGGAATGAACGGTGGTCCTGCTACTTGAAATAGGTGAAGTCTACCGTGAAGTTGCACATAAGTCGAGCGGCTATTGTATTATGGGACTAGAGTCGGAATACTGAAGGGCGCCGACAGTTGAACTGTGGGAGGCTAGAGAAGGAATTTATGGGGGGAACGGGCTAAAGTCCTATTTGGCGTGACGTTTTATCGCTTCGTCTAAGACCGaggtcctgctctgctctgctgCCCGGTGGGAGAAAGTCGGTGAACCTACGCCGTCGACGACCGGGACCGGAAGGCGGTCCGCGAAGGGCGAAGCAGTCGAATCCCGACGCGAGAGGCCACGGTTACGGGCGACGCCGCCGCTGAAGTGCCGTGACTCGGCGAGAGAAAATTGATAAAAACAAGACTGCGAATACACGGTAAGTCTGGTGACGACTCCCCGCCGCCTTCGTCCGGTTGCGCGGCGGCCGGGGCACCCGGAAGGGACCGATTCTGAATAGACACGTGTGCCTGTCCAGTACTACTTTctctgtgtgtgagtgtgtgcgtacgtgcgcgtgtgtgtgcacGGACCTCGAACAGGTCCGCCGCCGGTATTTCTCTCGCGCGCGCGCGCACGCTGCCAAAAGAAGGGCTGCAAAGGCCGTAGGCCGCGACCGGAACGGGCTCCGGTCACGAGACCGCCCGCGGGCGTGCTGAACCGAGCAAAGTGCCGAAAAAACCGTTCCCAAAAAGGAAAACTGCTGACGCAGCGCTCCAGGAAACAAAGGCGAAGGGGGTCCGGGACCCTAGGCGGTCCGGGTAATCCCACGCTGAACTCCGACGAACCATGCGGGTACTCCGATAGTATAGTGGACGGGTCCGGGAGTTGATCGTCCCGGACGGGGCCCCCCCACACGAGGCTGTCCAGTGAATAAATGGCCCGAAACAGTCGAGGACTGTGGGGACCGCTGCTGACGACGCAGGTCCACTTTACCCAGCTCCGTTAAGAACCGCACCGAACCCGGACGGGGTCGTCGTAGTTTCAAAACTTTCATGGAGGTGAATGTCTCCGGGTGGGGCTTATGGTTTTTCTTCTGTCGACGCCGAGCGGATCGCTCCCTCTACGTTGGGAGACGAGGGACGGTCACGCTCGAATGCTAGCGCGCTAACGCTTGCTTCTGGGATATGAATGGGGGCCTGCGGGCCCCATTTTAcacgtgtgggtgtgtgtgtgtgtgtgtgtatatatatgtatgtgtgtatatatatatatatatatatatatagatgtatgtatgattttttacatAAGTCACGTGCGGTCGTGTGATCGCACGCGCGGTACTTACGGTAAGTCATCCCTGATATCCATGTGGATTTTCGGTTGATTTTGCTACAGTCTGTGGGCAGGGGGGTTCTCTCCCACCCTGGTGACGCCGCCGACACGGATGTGCGCGCGCTAGCGCGCGCGCTTGGTTTTTAGCTCTATTTGTACTTATTTCTTTGATTTTGGCTGCTTCCTCTCTATCTCTCTTTTTCTCTCTCTATTTCTTTCCATCTCCCATATtttttctctttctctctctctctctctctctccttcctTCTCACGCGCTCTCTCTCCTTTTCTTTTGCTGCCACTCTttatatctctctctctctctctctctccttcttttaatttttttctgtgtctctctctttctctccttctttcttacacacactctctctctctctctctctctctctctctctctctctctctctctattttTCTCTGTGTCTCTTTCGCACACACTTAGGTCGAGGTTTCTTTCCCCCAGTCCAGTTTTTCTCTTAAAAATCAGTATAATTTCGGTAATAGGTCCCGATAACCTTGGGGCGTTCTCCTACCTGGTCGGTAAGTATCGGGTTGCGCGCACTAGGGGACGTACGTGGTTTCTACGGATGGAACCGGGCGGTGAGCGCTAAACGCTACCGCCTGATCAACACGGGGGCGAGGCGGCTTTTTGGCCCAACTCTGTTAGATTGACGAGTATGTTGTCGAGTTCATTTTAAGGAAGAAACCGTCCCGTTGATCGGGACCGAACCGTGGCCCCGGACGGGCGATTCCTGTGCGTCGACTGATGTCGCCAAAGTAAGAAGGGGGTCACAGTGACTAGCGAGGGTCAGTCGCATTGCCTTTGGTACTCCACACACCGGGTAGTCGTAAGACGTACCGGGGATGCCATCGAGATAGAGTGTACTCACCTAACCCGCCAGAACCCCGGACGACTGTTTCCCTTTGAAGTCTTGCGGCGACATCGACTGACGTTTGGGACCTAGTCAAGGTCCTCCCGTCCCGTGAGTCCTGTGATATTCTGGTTTTTTCCGATCGGTAAGCCGTTGCGGGCTAGTTGGTTTTAGCCGCGGTGCGGTGCGGTCGGGTCTGGTCTACTCCCCCTTTGCTGATCGCGACGGCCCCCCTCTTTTTGGCTACCTCCGGGCAATTGATATACTTAATTGgatttattgtaaacaaacaaacccccccccccccccccctttcccccCCACTAAACATAAAAGCCCTAGGGAAATAAATTGAACTAAACTTAATCTGAGCTAGGGCCCTCTTTGGGTCTCGGTAGAACAACCTTCCCCATCCTCTTccactaaacttaactagagggCGCTATCCGATTTGGAATAGGGCACTTGACCCCGTGAGCTAAACTTAACGAGGTACGTGTGGAAACCCCTCGGTGGCCTGTGGAACCACCCTTCCTTTCGACTAACCCCAACGAAGAGTCTTGCCCAAATTTTGGTCTCGGTAGGCCCTTCCCTGTTCTCTTCCACTAAACTCAACAAAAGGACTTTGTCCACTTTAGAATTGGACACCTAATCCCACCCCCGTGAACTAAACTCAATTCACCCCTCCTTTCCAGTTTCCTAACAAGGGACTGGACACGATTAGAAAGGAGTCATTTGCCCCCACCACTCGGACCAACCCTAACGGGGTGAATCCGGAAACCCTTCGGGGGTCTACCATACGGGCCTTTGATTGAAATAACACTAACGTTTCCATACTCTCTCTTCTttccttctttttcttccaaTTCCTTGGATGTCTGACCTAATGTAGCTCGCTGATATTTGAAAGGGTGGGTATACGTTGgatttaaacaaaaaaggttttttCAGGAGACGGAGTGGTGCGGCTTTCGTGCGGAATAATTAATCTTGAATTTTTTATCAATTTCGAAATACCCTCGGAAATTGACTCGGTGAATTTTGTCTTTCTGTTTGTATTCCTATTGGCTCTCTGAAATCCAGGAAAACTTCGCGGTGAGAATGGAGGGACGGGGTAAACAACTGGCGACGGGGGATCTGAAATTTCTGGCCAGACTGATGACAAGGTTCATCAGGACGTCACACCATCTTGAGAGTGTGGCGGACGCCGACCGCCCGCCATGGGGCATTCGACTCCTGGAAAAATCACTGGTAGAAGGGGTCAAGCCCTCCAATCCGAATGAGAAAATCAATACATTGACCAAGTACAATGCTAAGAATTGGGCGTACGTGACACAACAGTCGCTCTTCGAACATTATTCGGAAACTTTGGCGTCGCTTAAAATTGAACTCGGCAGGTTCAAAATTGCACGCTGGCAAGACGCGCTGTCCTTGGCGGTGAAGTGGGCTAGATTAGATCTAGACACTCTACGGCAGGCCACTCTGGCGAAGGCGAGCGCGGAAATTGAATTTATTATGGGTGTAGCGGGAGTTCAGCCCCCGACAGGTAGATGGGACACCCCGGTAGATAGGCCGGACGCGTCGATTCCAGGTCCGTCGACGAGACCGATGGTCTCCGCGTACACGCAAACGGACGCCTGGACCCCGGAGGGGCCGAGCAACGCCGAAGAAACGCGGCCGTCCACGTCGACCGCGAACCCTGGGGCGCCGACCAAAAGGAAGCCGAACGACGGACCCGAAGAGAACCCGGCCCTCGAAAGTCAcggaaaaaagaagaaacagAAGTCGGTAAGAACGACCGATGATGACTTAGATCTGGATGCACTGCTTGCAGAATACACCCCGCCGTTAGAAGTCCTGTTGGGACCGGAGGAGCCCTCCGACCCCCTGGTCGAGGCCCTCGAAAGGGCGATCACGCCCACCTTGCCGGAAATCGACCTGATCTCGGACGACGCCCTGATGGAAGTGGAGGAAGCCCCGCCTTGGGACATCGAGACGGTAGACACGAGCACGGTGGTGATGACCTCCCCGATCCTCGAGAGCCTGATGGCGCCGTCCCCGCCTCGCGGGGACATGAGCGAGACCCCCGGTGGAAAACCGCAGAGAGCCCTTGTCCCGCGAGCGCTTCGCATGCCGGACGAAGCGGCCCCTGGACGTCCGGTGGAGAAAGAAGGCGAGTGGGGTGTCAGTAGGGGGGAGGGCGTCAAGTTGCGAATTGACGGAATGCAATTGTTTAAATTTCACGACCATAAGGGTGACAAATACGGGAATTGGGACCTAGTGGTGGATAGGCCCATATTAATCATGGGCGATTCAAATATCTCTAGGCTACCGGGAGTCAGGAACACGAACGTTCAAATGGACTCCTATCCGGGCGCCAAAATGAACCACCTGGTTCACGTTCTGGCCTTCAGAACCAAAATAGTGGTCCCTCCCAAGAAAGTCATCCTttcagtaggcctgaacgacagAAACCAAACGAACCCCTCGAAACTCAGAGAAGACGTCAAGAATCTGGCCGAGGTGGCGAAGAAGACTTTCCCGCAGAGCGATATAGGTATCCCGAGAATAAACCACTCGCCGTTAATGACCAACTTCGTACGGGCCAAAATAGAACAGCTCAATTTTATGATAGGAGAGACAGGTTACGGGATCCCTAAATTGGGAGACCAATTATTTGAGACGCTCGGGGACGGGATCCACTGGTCCCCAGCCACGGCCAAAAATATGTGGGCCTTGTGGTACGAAGGTTTTTTGGAAGGGGGACGTTTGTAGTGTCTCCGGGTTTTCCGAATAGGAAAACTTACGGCTGGACCCGTCCTccccaaaaatataaaaaataatttttccaCCACTCTCTGTCCCTTCGTAAAATTGAACTCTTTGTTCGTGACGTTTACAACCACGCACCCGCCGACACGGTTTATACCTCGCTTCCGAGTACGATGCCCGTTGGGCTGTTTTTGCTTTCTGTGTTTATAACTGTGCGATTTTTGAGTTAAGAGGACTTTGGTGGGCTTTTCTTGTTTTCATGGGACGGTTTGGTTTTGTTTCAAGGCTTGTAAGAAaaggtttttttctttctcggattgttttttttcatattgtaccatatgtatatgggtggataatttttttatatatgtatgtatacacgTACATGTACATAATCTCTATATATAATTCTTTTTCACGTTCTTGttggtttgtttttgttcataTTTTTTCAATACAATTTGTGCTGGTATTCCGGCGTTTTTGAAGGGGCCCTCTCTTGCCCTGGTGATAATTCGGTTGTGTTTTTgagtgtacttttctttgttcgTTCAATAAGGATTGTTGATTCCCGTTTGTTAATTAATAAATATGTTTGCTTAACAACTTTGGACGTTTGGCCGTGTTGTTTGAAAAATGGACAAATGACTCTCGGAGACCGTATGTTTTTCCCAAGAACAGGTTTTAGACGGTGTGGCTCCCAATCAGGACAATGGGACTCTTCTATGACCTATAGTAAGTAGTTgtaatttgttttctttcccACCGGAGGGCGCCAGTGTACGTGTT contains these protein-coding regions:
- the LOC130909871 gene encoding uncharacterized protein LOC130909871, with the protein product MEGRGKQLATGDLKFLARLMTRFIRTSHHLESVADADRPPWGIRLLEKSLVEGVKPSNPNEKINTLTKYNAKNWAYVTQQSLFEHYSETLASLKIELGRFKIARWQDALSLAVKWARLDLDTLRQATLAKASAEIEFIMGVAGVQPPTGRWDTPVDRPDASIPGPSTRPMVSAYTQTDAWTPEGPSNAEETRPSTSTANPGAPTKRKPNDGPEENPALESHGKKKKQKSVRTTDDDLDLDALLAEYTPPLEVLLGPEEPSDPLVEALERAITPTLPEIDLISDDALMEVEEAPPWDIETVDTSTVVMTSPILESLMAPSPPRGDMSETPGGKPQRALVPRALRMPDEAAPGRPVEKEGEWGVSRGEGVKLRIDGMQLFKFHDHKGDKYGNWDLVVDRPILIMGDSNISRLPGVRNTNVQMDSYPGAKMNHLVHVLAFRTKIVVPPKKVILSVGLNDRNQTNPSKLREDVKNLAEVAKKTFPQSDIGIPRINHSPLMTNFVRAKIEQLNFMIGETGYGIPKLGDQLFETLGDGIHWSPATAKNMWALWYEGFLEGGRL